One window of Novosphingobium sp. 9U genomic DNA carries:
- the hisH gene encoding imidazole glycerol phosphate synthase subunit HisH: MRCPQPRASWVAEVLALIDYGAGNLHSVANALKAAGADDVHVTSNADVVRAADRIVLPGVGSFKACAEGLRAIPHLVEAMTERVHVGGAPFLGICVGMQLLASRGLEHGITPGLDWIEGEVRLIERTDPAIKVPHMGWNDVSIGRHDRAGGLIEAGEAYFLHSYHFAPEQGTDVAAMTDHGGGLVAAVARDNVVGVQFHPEKSQAYGLALLARFLEWKP; the protein is encoded by the coding sequence ATGCGGTGCCCTCAACCAAGGGCCAGCTGGGTGGCTGAAGTCCTCGCCCTGATCGATTACGGCGCGGGCAATCTCCACTCGGTCGCCAATGCGCTGAAGGCTGCGGGGGCGGACGATGTCCATGTCACCAGCAACGCCGACGTGGTGCGCGCGGCGGACCGGATCGTGCTGCCCGGCGTGGGATCCTTCAAGGCCTGCGCTGAGGGACTGCGCGCGATCCCGCACCTGGTCGAGGCGATGACCGAGCGCGTGCACGTGGGCGGCGCGCCGTTCCTGGGCATATGCGTGGGCATGCAACTGCTCGCCTCTCGCGGGCTGGAGCATGGCATCACGCCGGGGCTCGACTGGATCGAGGGCGAGGTAAGGCTGATCGAGCGGACCGATCCGGCGATCAAGGTGCCGCATATGGGCTGGAACGATGTCTCTATCGGCCGCCATGATCGTGCGGGCGGCCTGATCGAGGCGGGCGAGGCCTACTTCCTGCACTCCTATCACTTCGCGCCTGAGCAGGGCACCGATGTGGCCGCGATGACCGACCATGGCGGCGGCCTGGTCGCAGCCGTGGCGCGCGACAATGTGGTGGGCGTGCAGTTTCACCCGGAGAAGAGCCAAGCCTACGGGCTGGCGCTGCTGGCGCGGTTTCTGGAGTGGAAGCCTTGA
- the hisB gene encoding imidazoleglycerol-phosphate dehydratase HisB — protein MRTARIARKTHETDIAVEVNLDGTGAYEVSTGIGFLDHMIEQFSRHSLIDIRCRVVGDLHVDQHHTCEDSAIAIGQAIAEALGDKRGIGRYGSAYSPMDETLARVALDISGRPYFVWKAAFTQEKLGELDTELVEHWFHSIGQAVGITLHIELLYGTNNHHICEAIFKGFARAMRVAVELDARKGDAVPSTKGQLGG, from the coding sequence ATGCGCACCGCCCGGATCGCCCGCAAGACCCACGAGACCGACATCGCCGTCGAGGTGAACCTCGATGGCACCGGCGCCTACGAGGTGTCGACTGGGATCGGCTTTCTCGACCACATGATCGAGCAGTTCTCGCGCCACTCGCTGATCGACATCCGCTGCCGCGTCGTCGGTGACCTCCACGTCGACCAGCACCATACGTGCGAGGACAGCGCCATCGCCATTGGCCAGGCCATTGCCGAGGCACTGGGCGACAAGCGGGGGATCGGCCGCTACGGCAGCGCCTACTCGCCGATGGACGAGACGCTGGCGCGCGTGGCGCTCGACATCTCGGGCCGGCCTTACTTCGTGTGGAAGGCCGCGTTCACGCAGGAGAAGCTGGGCGAGCTGGACACCGAGCTGGTCGAGCACTGGTTCCACTCGATCGGCCAGGCTGTTGGCATCACGCTGCACATCGAGCTGCTCTACGGCACCAACAACCACCACATCTGCGAGGCGATCTTCAAGGGTTTCGCCCGCGCCATGCGCGTTGCGGTCGAACTCGATGCGCGCAAGGGCGATGCGGTGCCCTCAACCAAGGGCCAGCTGGGTGGCTGA
- a CDS encoding SspB family protein, with product MTDTPPDSLIPYDEIVQEALRAVVGRVLGQVVAGGGTLPGNHHFYITFKTAAPGVSVPAELKARFPDEMTIVLQNKFWDLVVGDDFFGVGLSFNQIPAKLHIPFSAITAFVDPAVDFGLQFQAMVAPEDETDHDPDNDGAEREGAPRITPSEDGSNVVSVDFGKKK from the coding sequence ATGACAGATACGCCGCCGGACAGCCTCATCCCCTACGACGAGATCGTGCAAGAGGCGCTGCGCGCCGTGGTGGGCCGCGTGCTCGGCCAGGTGGTCGCGGGCGGTGGCACCCTGCCCGGCAACCACCACTTCTACATCACCTTCAAGACCGCGGCTCCCGGCGTCTCCGTGCCGGCAGAGCTGAAGGCCCGCTTTCCCGACGAGATGACCATCGTTCTGCAGAACAAGTTCTGGGACCTGGTCGTTGGCGATGATTTCTTTGGCGTCGGACTCAGCTTCAACCAGATCCCGGCCAAGCTGCACATCCCGTTCTCGGCGATTACCGCCTTCGTCGACCCGGCCGTCGACTTCGGCCTGCAGTTCCAGGCGATGGTCGCGCCCGAGGACGAGACTGATCACGATCCCGATAACGATGGCGCGGAACGCGAAGGTGCCCCGCGCATTACTCCGAGCGAGGACGGCTCGAACGTGGTGTCGGTCGACTTCGGCAAGAAGAAGTAG
- the gmk gene encoding guanylate kinase, which yields MTNPEVAAPIVPDSDALHRRGLMFILSSPSGAGKTTVSRMLLQRDPRLRMSVSVTTRSPRPGEVDGRDYHFTDHPGFERMVEEGEFLEWAHVFGHSYGTPKAEVKAGLRDGNDYLFDIDWQGTQQLYQKMQSDVVRVFLLPPSIDELRRRLNARGTDSAEVIASRMERAKAEISHWDGYDYVIVNDDIDICFAKVSQILASERMRRMRQTGLIPFVRELTAPDS from the coding sequence ATGACGAATCCTGAAGTCGCCGCTCCTATCGTTCCCGATTCCGACGCGCTGCACCGGCGCGGGCTGATGTTCATCCTCTCGTCGCCTTCGGGCGCGGGCAAGACCACGGTCTCGCGCATGCTGCTGCAACGTGATCCGCGCCTGCGCATGTCGGTTTCGGTCACGACCCGCTCGCCCCGGCCCGGCGAAGTGGACGGGCGCGACTACCACTTCACCGACCACCCCGGGTTCGAGCGGATGGTGGAAGAAGGCGAGTTCCTGGAATGGGCACACGTCTTTGGCCACAGCTACGGCACGCCCAAGGCCGAAGTGAAGGCAGGCCTGCGCGACGGCAACGACTACCTGTTCGACATCGATTGGCAGGGCACGCAGCAGCTCTACCAGAAGATGCAGAGCGACGTGGTCCGCGTGTTCCTGCTACCCCCCAGCATCGACGAACTGCGCCGCCGCCTGAACGCACGCGGCACCGACAGCGCCGAAGTCATCGCGTCGCGCATGGAGCGCGCCAAGGCCGAGATCAGCCATTGGGATGGCTATGACTACGTGATCGTCAACGACGACATCGATATCTGCTTCGCCAAGGTCTCGCAGATTCTGGCGTCCGAGCGGATGCGTCGCATGCGGCAGACCGGGCTGATCCCGTTCGTGCGCGAGTTGACGGCGCCGGATAGCTAG
- the dapD gene encoding 2,3,4,5-tetrahydropyridine-2,6-dicarboxylate N-succinyltransferase, which produces MSDLAAAIEAAFDARDTVTPASEDVRKLVDEALGLLDSGAARVAEPDGQGGWRVNQWLKKAVLLSFRLSDNAPIEHAAAGAPAFDKVPLKFAGWGENRFKDAGVRVVPGAVVRRSAYIAKGVVLMPSFVNLGAYIDEGTMVDTWATVGSCAQIGKNVHISGGAGIGGVLEPLQAGPVVIEDNCFIGARSEVAEGVVVGTGAVLSMGVFIGASTKIVDRATGEVHIGRVPPYSVVVPGSLPGKPLPDGTPGPSLYCAVIVKTVDAQTRSKTGINELLRD; this is translated from the coding sequence ATGTCCGATCTCGCCGCCGCCATCGAAGCCGCCTTTGACGCGCGCGACACCGTTACGCCTGCCAGCGAGGACGTGCGCAAGCTGGTGGACGAGGCGCTTGGTCTGCTCGACAGCGGCGCCGCGCGCGTTGCCGAGCCCGACGGCCAGGGTGGCTGGAGGGTCAACCAGTGGCTCAAGAAGGCCGTGCTCCTGTCTTTCCGCCTCTCCGACAACGCACCGATCGAGCATGCCGCCGCTGGGGCGCCGGCCTTCGACAAGGTGCCGCTGAAGTTCGCAGGTTGGGGCGAGAACCGCTTCAAGGACGCTGGCGTGCGCGTGGTGCCGGGCGCCGTCGTGCGACGCAGCGCCTACATCGCCAAGGGCGTGGTGCTGATGCCCAGCTTCGTGAACCTGGGCGCCTACATCGACGAAGGCACCATGGTGGACACCTGGGCTACCGTCGGTTCCTGCGCGCAGATCGGCAAGAACGTGCACATTTCGGGCGGCGCCGGGATCGGCGGCGTGCTCGAGCCGCTGCAGGCCGGACCCGTGGTGATCGAGGACAACTGCTTCATCGGCGCGCGCTCGGAAGTGGCCGAGGGCGTGGTGGTCGGCACCGGCGCAGTGCTGTCCATGGGCGTGTTCATCGGCGCCTCGACCAAGATCGTCGACCGCGCGACCGGCGAAGTGCACATCGGTCGCGTGCCGCCCTACTCGGTCGTGGTGCCCGGCTCGCTGCCCGGCAAGCCGTTGCCCGACGGCACGCCCGGGCCGTCGCTCTACTGCGCCGTGATCGTCAAGACGGTAGACGCGCAGACCCGCTCCAAGACCGGGATCAACGAACTCCTGCGCGACTAG
- a CDS encoding response regulator, with translation MTPDLRVLYVDDDDDIRTIATMALRIDAGMDVRAVSSGQEALDMLEREPWRPDVILLDVMMPGMDGFELHAALGERDDLGEAKTIFMTARASRAGLDEYVATGADGVILKPFDPMTLATKVRAVVARPG, from the coding sequence ATGACCCCCGATCTTCGCGTCCTCTACGTCGATGACGACGACGACATCCGCACCATCGCCACCATGGCGCTGCGCATCGATGCAGGCATGGACGTTCGTGCGGTCTCGTCCGGCCAGGAGGCGCTGGACATGCTGGAGCGTGAGCCCTGGCGACCCGATGTGATCCTGCTCGACGTGATGATGCCGGGAATGGATGGCTTCGAACTGCACGCAGCGCTTGGTGAGCGCGACGATCTGGGCGAGGCGAAGACCATCTTCATGACCGCCAGAGCCTCGCGCGCAGGACTGGACGAGTATGTCGCCACCGGTGCCGACGGCGTGATCCTGAAGCCCTTCGATCCGATGACCTTGGCCACCAAAGTGCGCGCGGTAGTGGCTCGGCCGGGCTGA
- a CDS encoding ATP-binding protein, translating to MTAQVTATPGMERAVDAPRPPWMPRYLILALLLPALLVAFGLWLDGEYGRMRHTGDLVTGVSERHVRALTLLANLRKAETAQRGFVITHNPTFLRSYEPSRQQIMDELDALQRSAGSLGHGGSRNRVMRELITAKFAEMDQVLGSVRRGAQEAALARVSAGQGLLLMNRIEAELQGLIADDARQLEAGRAVYWDRTYRTRQVVWLLIIVIGAVMLGGMVAIWVSRRQRWQVMVSEADASARNRAILDSTSDAIIILNPSGTIENVNAAARSVLGYEPAELSRRDVSVVLDIADGDGSFHERVGLAEGKLRRSLFLDREARTRDGRVIPVDVALGLMPVPDGLHIVASVRDISHRREIERIKDDFIATVSHELRTPLTSVVGSLGLLRGGAAGALPDPARQLVEIAENNARRLIRLTNDILDLEKFGSGRMALDMVPTDLIAVIRQAAAESQGSAQVKGVTLRVDIDEDTCAVEADRQRLLQVTANLLSNALRHTPEHSTVTVGLQFEASGAVTRICDQGPGVPAAYREHIFDRFVQAPTAGSVGGTGLGLAIAREIIHRHGGTIWVESAPSGGACFAFSLPCIEAETAPPADEDDGAAETPAPLGSSTAHCPTVLQIDDDEDLVKVVAASLSGEARVIRANGLVSARAILELEKPDLVILDIGLPDGSGLEILPLLVDARGEPLPTIVFSAQDVPLDPSSRVEAVLVKSRNTLPTLRSTVLRILRERQAQ from the coding sequence ATGACAGCGCAGGTGACCGCGACGCCCGGCATGGAGCGAGCGGTCGATGCGCCGCGGCCACCCTGGATGCCGCGCTACCTCATCCTCGCTCTCCTCCTGCCCGCGCTACTGGTGGCATTCGGTCTCTGGCTCGACGGCGAATATGGACGCATGCGGCACACCGGCGACCTGGTGACCGGCGTTTCCGAGCGGCACGTGCGCGCGCTCACCTTGCTGGCGAACTTGCGCAAGGCGGAGACGGCACAGCGCGGCTTCGTCATCACTCACAACCCTACGTTCCTGCGCAGCTACGAACCCTCGCGCCAGCAGATCATGGACGAGCTCGACGCACTGCAGCGATCGGCCGGCAGCTTGGGACACGGCGGCAGCAGGAATCGCGTCATGCGGGAACTGATCACCGCCAAGTTCGCGGAAATGGACCAGGTGCTCGGTTCGGTCCGGCGTGGGGCGCAAGAAGCGGCTTTGGCGCGTGTCTCGGCCGGGCAGGGGCTGCTGCTGATGAACCGCATCGAGGCCGAGCTGCAGGGGCTGATCGCCGACGATGCCCGGCAGTTGGAGGCAGGCCGGGCCGTTTATTGGGATCGGACCTACCGCACGCGGCAGGTCGTCTGGCTGCTGATCATCGTCATCGGCGCGGTGATGCTGGGGGGCATGGTGGCGATCTGGGTGTCGCGGCGCCAGCGCTGGCAGGTCATGGTCTCCGAAGCCGACGCATCGGCACGCAACCGCGCCATCCTCGACAGCACCAGCGACGCCATCATCATCCTCAATCCCAGCGGCACGATCGAGAACGTCAACGCGGCTGCGCGCTCCGTGCTGGGGTACGAGCCGGCGGAACTCAGCCGCCGCGACGTCTCGGTGGTGCTCGATATCGCCGATGGAGACGGCAGCTTCCACGAGCGGGTCGGTCTGGCTGAGGGCAAGCTGCGGCGCTCGCTGTTCCTCGATCGCGAGGCGCGCACGCGGGACGGGCGGGTGATTCCGGTCGATGTCGCGCTGGGTCTGATGCCGGTGCCCGACGGCCTGCACATCGTCGCGTCGGTGCGCGACATCTCGCACCGGCGCGAGATCGAGCGGATCAAGGACGACTTCATCGCCACCGTCAGCCATGAGCTGCGCACGCCCCTCACTTCGGTCGTCGGTTCGCTGGGCCTGCTGCGGGGCGGAGCGGCGGGTGCGCTGCCCGATCCGGCCCGGCAGCTGGTCGAGATCGCCGAGAACAACGCGCGCAGGCTGATCCGCCTGACCAACGATATCCTTGACCTCGAGAAATTCGGCAGCGGCCGCATGGCGCTGGACATGGTGCCCACCGATCTCATAGCGGTCATCCGCCAGGCTGCGGCCGAGAGCCAGGGATCGGCGCAGGTCAAGGGCGTGACGCTGCGGGTCGATATTGACGAGGATACCTGCGCGGTCGAGGCGGATCGCCAGCGCCTGCTCCAGGTCACCGCCAATCTCCTGTCGAACGCGCTGCGCCACACGCCCGAGCACTCGACCGTGACCGTCGGCCTCCAGTTCGAAGCGAGCGGGGCGGTCACGCGCATCTGCGACCAGGGGCCGGGCGTGCCGGCCGCTTATCGCGAGCACATCTTCGATCGCTTCGTTCAAGCTCCGACCGCTGGCTCCGTCGGCGGCACGGGTCTTGGCCTCGCGATCGCGCGCGAGATCATCCACCGCCATGGCGGCACGATCTGGGTGGAGAGCGCGCCATCGGGAGGCGCCTGCTTCGCGTTTTCGCTCCCCTGCATCGAAGCCGAGACTGCGCCGCCAGCGGACGAGGACGATGGCGCCGCCGAGACGCCGGCGCCGCTGGGAAGCTCTACTGCGCACTGTCCGACCGTGCTGCAGATCGACGATGACGAGGACCTGGTGAAGGTCGTCGCCGCCTCGCTATCGGGCGAGGCGCGCGTCATCCGCGCCAACGGCCTGGTCTCGGCACGTGCGATCCTGGAACTGGAGAAACCGGACCTCGTCATTCTCGACATCGGCCTGCCCGATGGCTCGGGCCTGGAGATCCTGCCCTTGCTGGTCGACGCGCGAGGAGAGCCGCTGCCGACGATCGTGTTCTCCGCTCAGGATGTCCCGCTCGATCCGAGCAGCCGGGTCGAAGCGGTGCTGGTCAAGTCGCGCAACACGCTGCCGACTTTGCGGTCGACGGTGCTGCGCATCCTCAGGGAGCGGCAGGCACAATGA
- a CDS encoding response regulator transcription factor, translated as MIADDHPLAREGLALAVRHAIPGAAITGAGTIAQAEAIAGQRPAFDLALLDLMLPDTQGFSGLLRLQFCLPQVPVVIVTGREDANLARAARELGAAGFLRKSAPLDNLADALRGIVAGKPVFSVGPVKGDAGPIRDRMAQLSPARRRVLFALADGRANKQIAHDLHVSEATVKAHLTAIFRQLGVTNRAQAVLALQPLLGETSQ; from the coding sequence TTGATCGCGGACGATCATCCGCTGGCGCGCGAGGGATTGGCCCTCGCGGTGCGCCACGCAATACCCGGCGCCGCGATCACCGGCGCCGGCACGATTGCCCAGGCCGAAGCCATCGCCGGGCAAAGACCTGCTTTCGATCTTGCTCTGCTGGACCTGATGCTGCCCGATACGCAAGGGTTCTCCGGGCTGCTGCGGTTGCAGTTCTGCCTGCCGCAAGTGCCCGTGGTGATCGTTACCGGGCGCGAGGATGCAAACCTTGCCCGGGCCGCGCGCGAGCTTGGCGCCGCCGGTTTCCTGCGCAAGTCGGCGCCGCTGGATAACCTCGCCGATGCGCTGCGTGGGATCGTCGCGGGCAAGCCGGTATTCTCGGTTGGTCCGGTAAAAGGTGATGCAGGCCCGATCCGCGACCGCATGGCCCAGCTCTCGCCGGCTCGGCGGCGGGTGCTGTTTGCGCTCGCCGACGGACGCGCCAACAAGCAGATTGCGCATGATCTCCACGTCAGCGAGGCGACGGTAAAGGCGCATCTCACCGCGATCTTCCGCCAACTAGGCGTCACCAATCGGGCGCAGGCCGTCCTTGCCCTTCAGCCGCTGCTTGGAGAGACCTCCCAATGA
- a CDS encoding autotransporter domain-containing protein, with amino-acid sequence MTVNSATDLLGSVAADATGAVDLAANSNILSNTANAPALSLTSDDAINATVQSLTTSGANATAALLRAGAGVTLQALGPVTTSAGGADGINVLSASLDLTADAVQTLGADADGLELVTLDGPIALDVDLVETQGALADGAILNAVGGIDLDVGVLRTEGGQALGLNLSTDPTACAALAAGSCDINGVVGTLTTQGPGSIGALVNAAAATTLTVDVLQTNGNDAAGIDLTTTPQACLVLGAGACGTDFTVGNLLTFGDRSPGILATIVGPTNANVDLLETDGVDSPGIAIVGDPAACVLLGSGACDTGVNVGNLLTTGDGSGGLAVDVPALITADLGSVITQGDNAPGIVLNADPQACATLGVGACGVDLNATQVTTGGANSPGIGIAAVGPISLDLGSVTTNGINSPAIGIATDPTACAILGAGECTTDVTAGSITTGGDGSTGLAALVSGPVTVTTGPITTLGTDADGIALVADPTACLVAGVATCPMTVATGPVSTGGNGSTGIGLVAAGPLQLDTGNVSTLGLDAPGVVVGADPTVCAIIGSGACTTTINTGSITTNGDDSPGLGVLAGGPLTVTTGPISTLGTDAEGITLVTDPTACVLVGAVSCATTGVLGPVTTGGDGSTGIGVAAAGPVRLDTGSITTLGNNAPGLVVDTDPAACAIIGNGTCTTTVNTGSVTTGGSNSPGVGIIAGGPTTVSTGPITTAGGQSPGLTVTTDPAACLAVGAALCTAEIVTGPIQTGGTDSPGVTVGVTGPTTITTGPITTGGGNSDGVTVTIDPTLCLALGRTDCVTTVNTGPIDTGGPGSGGVVITDPGSGPGGGTGGPGGGTGGPGGGTGGDTVTVITGPITSDDDGVNVGTGCTQVNVTATGPINSRTGTGIEVASACGVTVTTLDGAPVQGATGGIDVTSGTGSVITIGDLVQAGNGLAVQVNGAATVVTNQATGEVIGRIDLTDANDVFNNAGSFRPVGNSSFGAGTDVLNNSGSIVVNPGAPAAPAAVTFTGLETLNNSGLIDMRNGRVGDSLTVPGAFVGSGASTLGVDVGATTADRLVVGGAATGSTQVLVNGLNGGFVNNAVVVDAGAGTSAGAFTLGNGGTVGIVDYSLVYNPGTNDFAVYGLPNQSAVSPLLLVDGARQITYRSSDAVAAHLDGVRTGKAFWMDAYGLVDKRRQGFATTAFGQPVGYSLDSTQDFFGVQAGVDLLGTETGTVAGITGGYASSQLNIAAGAGRARYDSFNVGLYGRAAAGPIRIEGLAKYEHVKAKYGDALIGVSDRSKADGFGGYVKVSGAFGSDRFTFSPFASLDYSDLDWKGLDLGVATADFDTAKGLRGKAGARVDTLVSDGPSKIRLYASGAYVHEFKGRDRMTLEGGGFSFAYRLPAVPDYGQAKIGVAIDQGERVSGFIEAQGDFSSSYKGGGARAGLSLRF; translated from the coding sequence GTGACGGTCAACAGCGCCACCGACCTCCTCGGCTCGGTCGCGGCCGACGCCACCGGGGCCGTCGATCTGGCGGCCAATAGCAACATCCTCTCCAACACGGCCAACGCGCCAGCCCTGTCGCTGACCAGCGACGATGCGATCAATGCGACGGTCCAGAGCCTCACCACCAGCGGCGCCAACGCCACTGCTGCGCTGCTGCGCGCCGGCGCCGGCGTGACGCTCCAAGCGCTGGGACCGGTGACCACCTCCGCCGGTGGCGCAGACGGCATCAACGTGCTGTCCGCCTCACTCGACCTGACGGCCGACGCGGTGCAGACCTTGGGCGCCGATGCGGACGGCCTCGAACTCGTCACGCTCGACGGTCCGATCGCGCTCGACGTCGATCTGGTCGAGACGCAAGGCGCTCTCGCCGACGGTGCGATCCTGAACGCAGTTGGCGGCATCGACCTCGATGTCGGCGTGCTGCGCACCGAAGGCGGGCAGGCGCTCGGCCTCAATCTCTCGACCGACCCGACGGCCTGCGCTGCGCTGGCGGCCGGCAGTTGCGACATCAACGGCGTGGTCGGCACGCTGACCACGCAAGGACCCGGCAGCATCGGCGCGCTGGTCAACGCGGCTGCCGCGACCACGCTTACGGTCGACGTGCTGCAGACCAACGGCAACGACGCGGCGGGCATCGATCTCACCACCACTCCGCAAGCCTGCCTCGTGCTCGGCGCCGGCGCCTGCGGGACCGACTTCACTGTGGGCAACCTGCTGACGTTTGGTGACCGCTCGCCCGGCATCCTTGCCACCATCGTCGGCCCGACGAACGCGAACGTCGACCTGCTGGAGACCGACGGCGTCGACTCGCCCGGCATCGCCATCGTCGGCGATCCCGCCGCTTGCGTCCTGCTCGGCTCGGGCGCGTGCGACACGGGCGTGAACGTAGGCAACCTGCTGACTACCGGCGACGGCTCCGGTGGCCTTGCCGTCGACGTGCCGGCGCTGATCACCGCCGATCTCGGCTCGGTCATCACGCAGGGCGACAATGCGCCCGGAATCGTCCTCAACGCCGATCCGCAGGCTTGCGCGACCTTGGGCGTGGGCGCTTGCGGCGTCGATCTGAACGCAACCCAGGTCACCACTGGCGGCGCCAACTCGCCCGGCATCGGCATCGCCGCCGTCGGCCCGATCTCGCTCGATCTCGGCAGCGTGACCACGAACGGGATCAACTCGCCGGCGATCGGCATTGCCACCGACCCGACGGCCTGCGCGATTCTTGGCGCTGGCGAGTGCACCACCGACGTCACCGCAGGATCGATCACCACGGGCGGCGATGGCTCGACTGGCCTGGCGGCGCTGGTCAGCGGCCCCGTGACGGTGACCACCGGTCCGATCACTACGCTGGGGACCGATGCCGACGGCATCGCCCTGGTCGCCGATCCGACCGCCTGCCTCGTCGCGGGCGTCGCCACGTGCCCGATGACCGTCGCCACGGGTCCTGTCAGCACGGGCGGCAATGGCTCGACCGGGATCGGACTGGTCGCAGCGGGACCGCTCCAGCTCGACACGGGCAACGTCTCGACCCTCGGGCTTGATGCACCGGGCGTGGTCGTCGGCGCCGACCCGACTGTGTGTGCGATCATCGGCTCGGGCGCTTGCACGACCACCATCAACACCGGGTCGATCACCACCAACGGCGACGATTCGCCGGGCCTTGGCGTGCTCGCGGGCGGTCCGCTGACCGTCACCACCGGGCCGATCTCGACGCTGGGCACCGATGCCGAGGGCATCACCCTGGTTACCGATCCCACGGCCTGCGTGCTGGTCGGTGCGGTCTCGTGCGCCACCACCGGCGTGCTCGGACCGGTGACCACCGGAGGCGACGGCTCCACCGGCATCGGCGTCGCGGCGGCCGGGCCTGTGCGGCTCGACACCGGCAGCATCACCACGCTGGGCAACAACGCGCCCGGCCTGGTGGTCGATACCGACCCGGCGGCCTGTGCCATCATCGGCAACGGCACTTGCACCACCACGGTCAACACCGGCTCGGTGACCACCGGCGGCAGCAACTCGCCCGGCGTCGGCATCATCGCCGGCGGTCCGACGACGGTGAGCACGGGTCCGATCACCACGGCGGGCGGACAGTCGCCCGGCCTGACGGTGACCACCGACCCCGCTGCCTGCCTCGCCGTCGGCGCGGCGCTGTGCACGGCCGAGATCGTCACCGGCCCGATCCAGACCGGCGGCACCGACTCGCCTGGCGTGACCGTCGGCGTGACCGGCCCGACCACCATCACCACCGGTCCGATCACCACGGGCGGCGGCAACTCGGACGGCGTGACGGTCACCATCGACCCGACGCTGTGCCTGGCACTCGGCCGCACCGACTGCGTCACCACCGTCAACACCGGCCCGATCGACACCGGCGGCCCAGGCTCGGGCGGCGTCGTCATCACCGATCCGGGTAGCGGTCCTGGTGGAGGGACCGGCGGACCTGGCGGCGGCACCGGCGGACCGGGAGGCGGCACCGGCGGCGATACCGTCACCGTGATCACCGGCCCGATCACCTCCGACGACGACGGCGTCAACGTCGGCACCGGCTGCACCCAGGTCAACGTGACGGCCACCGGCCCGATCAACTCGCGCACCGGCACCGGCATCGAAGTCGCCAGCGCTTGCGGGGTCACCGTCACCACGCTCGACGGCGCCCCCGTCCAGGGCGCGACCGGCGGCATCGACGTGACTTCGGGCACCGGCTCGGTGATCACCATCGGCGACCTGGTGCAGGCGGGCAACGGCCTGGCGGTGCAGGTCAACGGTGCGGCAACCGTGGTGACCAACCAGGCCACCGGCGAAGTGATCGGCCGCATCGACCTGACCGATGCGAACGACGTGTTCAACAACGCCGGCAGCTTCCGCCCGGTCGGCAACAGCAGCTTCGGCGCGGGCACCGACGTGCTGAACAATTCCGGCTCGATCGTCGTCAACCCAGGCGCCCCGGCAGCGCCGGCGGCTGTGACCTTCACCGGGTTGGAGACGCTCAACAACTCAGGGCTCATCGACATGCGCAACGGCCGGGTGGGCGACAGCCTGACCGTTCCGGGCGCCTTCGTCGGCTCGGGCGCGAGCACGCTGGGGGTCGATGTCGGTGCCACCACTGCCGACCGCCTCGTCGTCGGTGGCGCGGCGACCGGCTCCACCCAGGTGCTGGTCAACGGCCTCAACGGCGGCTTCGTCAACAACGCCGTCGTCGTTGATGCCGGCGCGGGCACCAGTGCCGGTGCTTTCACGCTGGGCAACGGCGGCACTGTCGGGATCGTGGACTACTCGCTGGTCTACAACCCGGGCACCAACGACTTCGCGGTCTATGGCCTGCCCAACCAGTCCGCCGTATCGCCACTGCTGCTCGTCGATGGTGCCCGCCAGATCACCTACCGGTCGAGCGACGCGGTCGCCGCCCACCTCGATGGGGTGCGCACCGGCAAGGCGTTCTGGATGGATGCGTATGGCCTGGTCGACAAGCGCCGGCAGGGCTTCGCCACCACCGCCTTCGGCCAGCCGGTTGGCTACTCGCTCGACAGCACGCAGGACTTCTTCGGCGTCCAGGCCGGCGTGGACCTGCTCGGGACCGAGACCGGCACGGTTGCCGGCATCACCGGCGGCTATGCCAGCAGCCAGCTGAACATCGCGGCAGGCGCTGGCCGGGCGCGATACGACAGCTTCAACGTCGGCCTCTACGGCCGCGCCGCTGCCGGACCGATCCGGATCGAGGGCCTGGCCAAGTACGAGCACGTCAAGGCCAAGTACGGCGATGCCCTGATCGGCGTCAGCGACCGCTCCAAGGCCGACGGTTTTGGCGGCTATGTAAAGGTGTCGGGCGCGTTCGGGTCGGACCGGTTCACGTTCTCGCCCTTCGCCTCGCTCGACTACTCGGACCTCGACTGGAAGGGTCTCGACCTCGGCGTCGCCACCGCCGACTTCGACACCGCCAAGGGCCTGCGCGGCAAGGCGGGGGCGCGCGTCGATACGCTCGTCTCCGACGGGCCGAGCAAGATCCGCCTCTACGCCTCGGGCGCCTACGTGCACGAGTTCAAGGGCCGCGATCGGATGACGCTAGAGGGTGGCGGGTTCAGCTTCGCCTACCGCCTGCCGGCAGTGCCCGACTACGGACAGGCCAAGATCGGCGTCGCCATCGACCAGGGCGAGCGGGTCAGCGGCTTCATCGAGGCTCAGGGCGACTTCAGCAGCTCGTACAAGGGCGGCGGCGCCCGAGCGGGGCTCTCCCTGCGGTTCTGA